From the genome of Halorussus caseinilyticus, one region includes:
- a CDS encoding mechanosensitive ion channel family protein, translating into MTGPLAGILSTIDQLANFTETQQVAATVVIFVGVVAAAWAARYVRPKLRRRFPRHVGDVFLFAALAGILLVATVSLLVLWEQGTTTANALDQINNTAGQGVKVLVALVVLAGAYIVTGFVKKAIDRFTDGHETITQHQSEIVYRVSQLTVYVSAVAIILGMWDVNLSGLLVGAGFLGIVVGMAARQTLGALLAGFVLMFSRPFEIGDWVEVDDEEGIVTDISIVNTRIQTFAGEYVMIPNDIVSGTKIVNKSRKGRLRIEVEVGVDYEADVERAADLAEETMKELDEVLTVPTPKVVLKEFGDSAVTLVLRFWIDKPSARRQWRARTAVIESVKKTFDREGVKIPFPQRELTGREESGGFRLRGETDAPEATADGGVTADETADSDEVSEE; encoded by the coding sequence GTGACCGGCCCCCTCGCCGGAATTCTCTCTACCATCGACCAGTTGGCGAACTTCACCGAGACCCAACAGGTCGCGGCCACCGTCGTCATCTTCGTCGGCGTCGTCGCCGCGGCGTGGGCCGCCCGGTACGTCCGTCCGAAACTCCGCCGCCGATTCCCCCGGCACGTCGGCGACGTGTTTCTGTTCGCCGCACTCGCCGGAATCCTGCTCGTGGCGACGGTCAGTCTGCTCGTCCTCTGGGAGCAGGGAACGACCACCGCCAACGCGCTCGACCAAATCAACAACACCGCCGGACAGGGCGTGAAAGTCCTCGTCGCACTGGTCGTGCTGGCGGGCGCGTACATCGTCACCGGGTTCGTCAAGAAGGCCATCGACCGGTTCACCGACGGCCACGAGACCATCACCCAGCACCAGAGCGAAATCGTCTACCGCGTCTCGCAACTCACGGTGTACGTCTCGGCCGTCGCCATCATCCTCGGGATGTGGGACGTGAACCTCAGCGGTCTGCTGGTCGGTGCCGGGTTCCTCGGTATCGTCGTCGGTATGGCCGCCCGCCAGACGCTCGGTGCCCTGCTCGCGGGGTTCGTGCTGATGTTCTCCCGGCCCTTCGAAATCGGCGACTGGGTGGAGGTGGACGACGAGGAGGGCATCGTGACCGACATCTCAATCGTCAACACCCGCATCCAGACGTTCGCGGGCGAGTACGTCATGATACCCAACGACATCGTGAGCGGGACCAAAATCGTCAACAAGAGTCGGAAGGGCCGACTCCGCATCGAAGTCGAAGTCGGCGTCGATTACGAGGCCGACGTGGAACGGGCGGCCGACCTCGCCGAGGAGACGATGAAGGAGTTGGACGAGGTGCTGACCGTGCCGACCCCGAAAGTCGTCCTCAAGGAGTTCGGCGACTCGGCGGTCACGCTCGTCCTGCGCTTCTGGATAGACAAACCGAGCGCCCGCAGGCAGTGGCGCGCCCGCACCGCGGTCATCGAGTCGGTGAAGAAGACCTTCGACCGCGAGGGCGTCAAGATTCCGTTCCCCCAGCGCGAACTCACCGGCCGCGAGGAGTCCGGCGGTTTCCGACTCCGCGGCGAGACCGACGCGCCGGAGGCCACCGCCGACGGCGGCGTGACCGCCGACGAGACGGCCGATTCCGACGAGGTGAGCGAGGAGTGA
- a CDS encoding 16S ribosomal RNA methyltransferase A has protein sequence MTDARDTGTALRDPDALLRRAGVRGNPDRDQHFLVDDRVLDRLPDYGIDAEFDLSHVLEIGPGTGALTDRLLAVADEVTVVERDSNLAAFLREEFADEIAAGRLTVVEGDALSVELPEFTASVSNLPYGVSSEITFRLLPRGKPTVLMFQKEFAERMAADVGTDDYGRLSVSAQHYADVEVVEPVPKEAFSPPPDVESAVVRTTPRDPDYEVGDEDFFLRFVKAVFTQRRKTLRNAIRNTGHISGLDDADAPVAAISEGKTELDPDVLSKRAGKIPPETFAALATVADEYGRGGDAA, from the coding sequence ATGACCGACGCACGCGACACGGGAACGGCCCTCCGAGACCCCGACGCCCTGCTCCGGCGGGCGGGCGTCCGGGGCAACCCCGACAGAGACCAGCACTTTCTCGTAGACGACCGGGTTCTCGACCGTCTGCCCGACTACGGTATCGACGCCGAGTTCGACCTCTCGCACGTCCTCGAAATCGGTCCCGGGACCGGCGCGCTGACCGACCGACTGCTCGCCGTCGCCGACGAAGTGACCGTCGTGGAACGCGACTCGAACCTCGCGGCGTTCCTGCGCGAGGAGTTCGCCGACGAAATCGCCGCGGGTCGCCTGACCGTCGTGGAGGGCGACGCGCTATCGGTCGAACTCCCCGAGTTCACCGCATCGGTCTCGAACCTCCCCTACGGCGTCTCCAGCGAGATTACGTTCCGCCTGCTCCCCCGCGGCAAGCCCACGGTTCTCATGTTCCAGAAGGAGTTCGCCGAGCGCATGGCCGCCGACGTGGGGACCGACGACTACGGTCGCCTCTCGGTTTCGGCTCAGCACTACGCCGACGTGGAAGTGGTCGAACCCGTCCCGAAGGAAGCCTTCTCGCCGCCGCCGGACGTGGAGAGCGCCGTCGTCCGGACCACGCCGCGGGACCCCGACTACGAAGTCGGCGACGAGGACTTCTTCCTGCGGTTCGTGAAGGCCGTGTTCACTCAGCGCCGCAAGACCCTCCGAAACGCCATCCGGAACACCGGCCACATCTCCGGATTGGACGACGCCGACGCACCGGTCGCGGCCATCTCGGAGGGGAAGACGGAGTTGGACCCCGACGTGCTGAGCAAACGCGCGGGCAAGATACCACCCGAGACGTTCGCGGCGCTGGCGACGGTGGCCGACGAGTACGGGAGAGGTGGTGACGCGGCGTGA
- a CDS encoding DUF655 domain-containing protein, with translation MTMSEQNDDEKQMPAVVLDYLPHGRADDDRPQHQKSALAYALGIEEFRLFEVTLEEDVSLTITDRFDADRSNDLVASLREIEYEDLSGAAQSELEHAIRDVVESNERRFVDFYNDAQPITLRLHQLNLLPGIGKKLRNNILEKRKRKPFESFEDLEGRVSGLHNPKEVLVERILEEIREEDLKYRTFVRVEEQQQ, from the coding sequence ATGACAATGAGCGAACAGAACGACGACGAGAAGCAGATGCCAGCAGTCGTGCTGGACTATCTGCCACACGGTCGCGCCGACGACGACAGGCCACAGCACCAGAAGTCCGCGCTGGCGTACGCGCTCGGTATCGAGGAGTTCCGGCTGTTCGAGGTCACCCTAGAGGAGGACGTGAGCCTCACTATCACCGACCGATTCGACGCCGACCGGTCGAACGACCTCGTGGCGAGTCTGCGGGAAATCGAGTACGAGGACCTCTCGGGAGCGGCCCAGTCGGAACTCGAACACGCCATCCGGGACGTGGTGGAGAGCAACGAACGGCGGTTCGTGGACTTCTACAACGACGCTCAGCCGATTACCCTCCGTCTCCACCAGTTGAACCTCCTTCCGGGAATCGGGAAGAAACTCCGGAACAACATCTTGGAGAAGCGAAAGCGCAAGCCCTTCGAGAGCTTCGAGGACTTGGAGGGTCGGGTGTCGGGGCTTCACAACCCCAAGGAGGTGCTGGTCGAGCGGATTCTGGAGGAGATTCGGGAGGAAGACCTGAAGTACCGGACGTTCGTGCGCGTCGAGGAACAACAGCAGTAG
- a CDS encoding RNA polymerase Rpb4 family protein: MTIFKEKVEEEYLTTAEAKELLADVEQERALDEDREMRYELARAIEHVNRFATLEAEESRELVEQLLELDKVDEPTAYKIADVLPQDRDELRAVYAQERYTLSGEELDDILNVVAKYV, translated from the coding sequence ATGACGATATTCAAGGAGAAAGTCGAGGAGGAGTACCTGACCACGGCGGAGGCCAAGGAGCTTCTCGCGGATGTCGAGCAAGAGCGCGCGCTCGACGAGGACCGGGAGATGCGCTACGAGTTGGCTCGCGCCATCGAACACGTCAACCGGTTCGCCACGCTCGAAGCCGAGGAGTCGCGTGAACTCGTGGAGCAACTGCTCGAACTCGACAAGGTGGACGAGCCGACGGCGTACAAAATCGCCGACGTACTACCGCAGGACCGCGACGAACTCCGCGCGGTGTACGCCCAAGAACGGTACACGCTCTCGGGCGAGGAACTCGACGACATCCTGAACGTCGTCGCCAAGTACGTCTGA
- a CDS encoding 50S ribosomal protein L21e codes for MPSSNGPYHSTRDKLSNDPRERGTSPPQRAVQQYEEGQKVHLKIDPSVEKGRFHPRFGGQTGEIVGEQGAAYKVSVNDRGKEKTLIVTPAHLKAQE; via the coding sequence ATGCCGAGTTCGAACGGACCCTACCACAGCACTCGTGACAAACTCTCGAACGACCCCCGAGAGCGCGGTACCTCCCCGCCTCAGCGCGCAGTCCAGCAGTACGAGGAGGGCCAGAAGGTCCACCTCAAAATCGACCCGAGCGTCGAGAAGGGTCGTTTCCACCCGCGGTTTGGCGGTCAGACCGGCGAAATCGTCGGCGAGCAGGGCGCGGCCTACAAGGTAAGCGTCAACGACCGCGGCAAGGAAAAGACCCTCATCGTCACCCCCGCGCACCTGAAAGCGCAGGAATAG
- a CDS encoding cystathionine gamma-synthase — protein sequence MTDDSDEFRFETRSIHAGQEPDEETGALMTPIYANSTYEQDAPGDHRGYEYSRTGNPTRTDLEANVASLEGGEYGRAFSSGMGAINTVLNLLESGDHVVASEDVYGGTHRIFTQVYEQYDLEFDFVDMTDLNETEAAMQDDTELVWVETPTNPLLNVVDIEGTADIADEYDALCAVDNTFATPYLQRPLELGADVVTHSLTKYMGGHSDVVGGALVTDDEELDEQFGFYQNSVGATPGPHDCFLVLRGTKTLPVRMDRHCDNARELAEWLESHDDVARVYYPGLDSHPDHELAAEQMDDFGGMVSFEMDASLEETADVVSETEVFTLAESLGGVESLIEQPATMTHAAIPKEERVAAGLRDGLIRASIGIENVEDLKADLQQAFEKSLE from the coding sequence ATGACCGACGACTCCGACGAGTTCCGATTCGAGACGCGCTCGATTCACGCCGGACAGGAACCCGACGAAGAGACCGGGGCGCTGATGACCCCGATTTACGCCAACTCGACCTACGAACAGGACGCGCCGGGCGACCACCGCGGCTACGAGTACTCCCGGACGGGCAATCCCACGCGCACGGACCTCGAAGCCAACGTCGCCAGCCTCGAAGGCGGCGAGTACGGCCGGGCGTTCTCCAGCGGGATGGGCGCGATAAACACGGTTCTGAACCTGCTCGAATCGGGCGACCACGTGGTCGCCAGCGAGGACGTGTACGGCGGCACCCACCGCATCTTCACGCAAGTCTACGAGCAGTACGACCTCGAATTCGACTTCGTGGACATGACCGACCTCAACGAGACGGAGGCCGCGATGCAGGACGACACCGAACTCGTCTGGGTCGAGACTCCCACGAATCCCCTGCTCAACGTCGTGGACATCGAAGGCACCGCCGACATCGCCGACGAGTACGACGCGCTCTGCGCGGTGGACAACACCTTCGCCACGCCGTACCTCCAGCGTCCGCTCGAACTCGGCGCGGACGTGGTGACCCACTCGCTCACGAAGTACATGGGCGGCCACTCCGACGTGGTGGGCGGCGCGCTCGTGACCGACGACGAGGAGTTGGACGAGCAGTTCGGCTTCTACCAGAACAGCGTCGGCGCGACCCCCGGCCCGCACGACTGCTTCCTCGTCCTCCGCGGGACCAAGACCCTCCCGGTCCGGATGGACCGCCACTGCGACAACGCCCGCGAGTTGGCCGAGTGGCTGGAGAGCCACGACGACGTAGCGCGCGTCTACTACCCCGGTCTCGACTCGCACCCCGACCACGAACTCGCGGCCGAACAGATGGACGACTTCGGCGGGATGGTCAGCTTCGAGATGGACGCCTCCCTCGAAGAGACCGCCGACGTGGTGAGCGAGACGGAGGTGTTCACCCTCGCGGAGAGTCTCGGCGGCGTCGAGAGCCTCATCGAGCAACCCGCGACGATGACCCACGCCGCGATTCCGAAGGAGGAGCGCGTTGCGGCTGGTTTGCGGGATGGGCTGATTCGCGCGAGTATCGGGATTGAAAATGTGGAAGACCTGAAGGCGGACCTTCAGCAGGCGTTCGAGAAGTCGCTGGAATAA
- a CDS encoding VOC family protein translates to MPNDRRPADDFEVSADLPDSPMHTTGTDHITLVGSNAEDTIAFYRDLLGMPLVLRQPNLDDPDSTHLFFDTGDGRVLTFFVNDDRDSDPRPRRTPVGGVHHLSFGIDPERFVAVREALEDAGRGYNEFDRGIFHSLYTRDHNGLTIELSTDKWAIPDDRRGEVLATAQRIREEDGADFAEERHLEQALDELGIDAEKFDLPDAPTGAGV, encoded by the coding sequence ATGCCCAACGACCGCCGACCAGCAGACGACTTCGAAGTCTCGGCCGACCTGCCGGACAGTCCGATGCACACCACCGGAACCGACCATATCACGCTCGTCGGGAGCAACGCCGAGGACACCATCGCGTTCTACCGCGATTTGCTCGGGATGCCTCTCGTCCTGCGACAACCCAATCTGGACGACCCCGACTCGACCCACCTCTTCTTCGACACGGGCGACGGGCGCGTCCTCACGTTCTTCGTGAACGACGACCGGGACTCGGACCCCCGGCCCCGGCGCACGCCCGTCGGCGGGGTCCACCACCTCTCGTTCGGTATCGACCCCGAGCGATTCGTGGCGGTCCGCGAGGCCCTCGAAGACGCCGGACGGGGCTACAACGAGTTCGACCGGGGTATCTTCCACTCGCTGTACACGCGGGACCACAACGGTCTCACCATCGAACTCTCGACCGACAAGTGGGCGATTCCCGACGACCGGCGCGGCGAAGTCCTCGCCACGGCCCAGCGCATCCGCGAGGAGGACGGCGCGGACTTCGCGGAGGAGCGCCACCTCGAACAGGCGCTGGACGAGTTAGGTATCGACGCCGAGAAGTTCGACCTGCCCGACGCGCCGACCGGCGCGGGCGTCTGA
- a CDS encoding elongation factor 1-beta — protein MGKVAAKIKVMPQSPEIDLDELQEKLEDSLPEGAKINGFERDDVAFGLVALLPTVIVPDDTGGTEAVEEGFSNVEGVESVEVENVGRI, from the coding sequence ATGGGAAAGGTAGCCGCTAAAATCAAGGTCATGCCGCAGAGCCCGGAAATCGACCTCGACGAGCTTCAGGAGAAACTCGAGGACTCGCTCCCCGAGGGAGCCAAAATCAACGGCTTCGAACGCGACGACGTTGCGTTCGGTCTCGTCGCTCTGCTCCCGACCGTCATCGTCCCCGACGACACGGGCGGGACCGAAGCGGTCGAAGAAGGCTTCTCGAACGTCGAAGGCGTCGAGAGCGTCGAAGTCGAGAACGTCGGCCGAATATAA
- a CDS encoding HVO_2753 family zinc finger protein: MSQSKQTQARRCVSCGINISGTNAASFKCPDCGQQIYRCAKCRKQSNLYECPDCGFMGP, translated from the coding sequence ATGAGTCAATCGAAACAGACGCAGGCGCGACGATGCGTCTCCTGTGGGATTAACATCTCCGGGACGAACGCGGCGTCGTTCAAGTGCCCGGACTGCGGCCAGCAGATTTACCGCTGTGCCAAGTGTCGCAAGCAGAGCAACCTCTACGAGTGCCCCGACTGCGGGTTCATGGGACCGTAA
- a CDS encoding FKBP-type peptidyl-prolyl cis-trans isomerase, which translates to MSEEQEAEVADDEEQTEAEDEANEGLQTGDFIRLDYTARTVEDGNVVDTTDPEVAEEEGLDEEEREFEPRTIVLGEGHIFESVEEAIIGEEVGHSGSTTIPAAEAFGEYDPDQVKTVSADKIPEDERYPGAHVNVDGEHGHVETIIGGRARVDFNHPLAGEDVEYDYEVVGEVEDRVEQAQGLISMYIDADLDMWIETEEVEEETVVESDEDEEGEPETETETVEKETLYIESTPQLAMNQQWMFQKQQIAQSVMDQLGLDRVIIQETIDGGGMGPMGGMMGGGMGGADLEEALEDADVDEDEIVEELEDAEGDEE; encoded by the coding sequence ATGAGTGAAGAACAAGAGGCCGAAGTGGCCGACGACGAAGAACAAACGGAAGCAGAAGACGAGGCCAACGAGGGACTCCAGACGGGCGACTTCATCCGCCTCGACTACACCGCGCGCACCGTAGAGGACGGCAACGTCGTGGACACGACCGACCCCGAGGTAGCCGAAGAAGAGGGTCTCGACGAGGAAGAACGCGAGTTCGAACCGCGCACTATCGTCCTCGGCGAAGGCCACATCTTCGAGAGCGTCGAAGAGGCCATCATCGGCGAGGAAGTCGGACACTCCGGAAGCACGACCATCCCCGCCGCGGAAGCGTTCGGCGAGTACGACCCCGACCAAGTCAAGACCGTCAGCGCCGACAAGATTCCGGAAGACGAGCGCTACCCCGGCGCACACGTCAACGTGGACGGCGAACACGGCCACGTCGAGACCATCATCGGCGGCCGCGCCCGCGTGGACTTCAACCACCCGCTGGCCGGTGAAGATGTCGAGTACGACTACGAAGTCGTCGGCGAAGTTGAGGACCGCGTCGAACAGGCGCAGGGTCTCATCTCGATGTACATCGACGCCGACCTCGACATGTGGATAGAGACCGAGGAAGTCGAAGAGGAGACGGTCGTCGAATCCGACGAGGACGAAGAAGGAGAACCCGAGACGGAAACCGAGACCGTCGAAAAGGAGACGCTCTACATCGAGAGTACGCCGCAACTGGCGATGAACCAGCAGTGGATGTTCCAGAAACAGCAAATCGCCCAGAGCGTCATGGACCAGTTGGGTCTCGACCGCGTTATCATCCAAGAGACCATCGACGGCGGCGGCATGGGTCCGATGGGCGGCATGATGGGCGGCGGCATGGGCGGCGCTGACCTCGAAGAAGCACTCGAAGACGCCGACGTTGACGAGGACGAAATCGTCGAGGAACTCGAAGACGCCGAAGGCGACGAAGAGTAA
- a CDS encoding RAD55 family ATPase translates to MARRLSTGIEVLDRKLDGGLPKGSIVSLSAPPASQAELLLYEFTSARQTLYLSTDRDEAAVTKALERAPGQTGPPPDVRRVPGDAPLDHSQRLFRRLPEDSNLVVDPVDLLEKQDEDRYRNFLNDLQNHLHNTEGVAILHCLDGRSVPDARDVTEHVADVVFQLHTEYSTDTVETRLAVPKFRGGRALSETIKLELAETVRIDTSRDIA, encoded by the coding sequence GTGGCACGGCGTCTCTCGACGGGCATCGAAGTGTTAGACCGCAAACTAGACGGCGGGCTACCGAAAGGGAGCATCGTCTCGCTCTCGGCCCCGCCCGCGAGTCAGGCGGAGTTGTTGCTCTACGAGTTCACTTCGGCCCGACAGACGCTCTACCTCTCGACGGACCGCGACGAGGCCGCCGTGACGAAGGCGCTGGAGCGCGCGCCCGGCCAGACGGGACCCCCGCCCGACGTGCGCCGGGTCCCCGGAGACGCACCGCTGGACCACTCTCAGCGCCTCTTCCGGCGACTCCCCGAGGACTCGAATCTCGTCGTAGACCCGGTTGACCTGCTCGAAAAGCAGGACGAAGACCGCTATCGGAACTTCCTCAACGACCTCCAGAACCACCTCCACAACACCGAGGGCGTCGCAATTCTGCACTGTCTCGACGGCCGGTCGGTTCCCGACGCCCGCGACGTGACCGAACACGTCGCCGACGTAGTGTTTCAACTCCACACGGAGTACTCCACCGACACGGTCGAGACCCGACTCGCCGTGCCGAAGTTCCGCGGCGGCCGTGCGCTCTCGGAGACCATCAAACTCGAACTCGCGGAGACGGTCCGCATCGACACGAGTCGGGACATCGCGTAG
- a CDS encoding MinD/ParA family ATP-binding protein, with product MLAVAGGKGGAGKTTTALGLAGALARQRRTVVAADADREMPDLHAMAGVARDPGLDAVAAGWPPRMVAGTADEPTPGVGVLPAASGPAVPAASGPATGGGGDSARSAARTGRPPHATQTSLARVRGCADAVLVDCPAGAGPDAVAPLRAADAAVVVTTADPACLRDASKTAAMARELDTPVAGAVVSRAADPRRASAVSSTVRSSASSPRLEPTVPPPTLRGPENR from the coding sequence ATGTTAGCCGTCGCCGGAGGAAAGGGCGGAGCGGGGAAGACGACCACGGCGCTCGGACTCGCGGGGGCGCTCGCGCGCCAGCGCAGGACCGTCGTCGCGGCGGACGCCGACAGGGAGATGCCCGACCTGCACGCGATGGCAGGCGTGGCGCGCGACCCCGGACTCGACGCCGTGGCCGCCGGGTGGCCCCCGCGGATGGTCGCCGGGACCGCAGACGAGCCGACGCCCGGCGTCGGGGTGCTACCCGCCGCGAGCGGACCGGCGGTACCGGCCGCCAGCGGACCCGCGACCGGCGGTGGCGGCGATAGCGCGCGCTCCGCCGCGCGAACCGGGCGACCCCCACACGCCACCCAAACGTCACTCGCTCGCGTCCGGGGATGCGCCGACGCCGTTCTCGTAGATTGCCCGGCCGGTGCGGGACCGGACGCCGTTGCGCCGCTCCGGGCCGCGGACGCCGCCGTCGTCGTGACCACCGCCGACCCCGCGTGCCTGCGCGACGCGTCCAAGACCGCGGCGATGGCCCGCGAACTCGACACGCCGGTCGCGGGCGCGGTCGTCTCGAGGGCCGCCGACCCCCGGAGGGCGTCGGCCGTCTCCTCGACTGTCCGGTCCTCGGCGTCGTCCCCGAGGCTAGAGCCGACGGTTCCGCCGCCGACGCTCCGCGGGCCAGAGAACCGCTAG
- a CDS encoding HEWD family protein, which yields MTELDPPKKRECQRCGRRDVWDDEERNWRIQNDANAGDPFCIHEWDITGSYQPVRE from the coding sequence ATGACGGAACTGGACCCACCGAAAAAACGAGAGTGCCAGCGGTGCGGCCGACGCGACGTGTGGGACGACGAGGAACGGAACTGGCGGATTCAGAACGACGCAAACGCGGGCGACCCCTTCTGCATCCACGAGTGGGACATCACGGGGTCGTACCAGCCAGTCCGGGAGTAG
- a CDS encoding YbhB/YbcL family Raf kinase inhibitor-like protein: MRRRTLLRSAAATSTIGGTALVASGNRDGQETTDAQDTTTGEQTEEGETTTAGGGEFTIATDAWENGGTIPTQYTCEGENVSPPFTVSNPPEGTEAFALVMDDPDAPNPPFVHWLLWNLPADAREIPESVPTSETIDALGGAVQGANGTGELGYIGPCPPEGDPRHTYLFSLYALEAPLDLEPGAEYPAVVEAVMRNALDRARYVGQYARSGETTTE; this comes from the coding sequence ATGCGCAGACGCACGCTTCTGCGCTCGGCCGCGGCGACTTCGACGATTGGGGGGACCGCGCTGGTTGCGAGTGGGAACCGCGACGGGCAGGAGACGACCGACGCACAGGACACGACCACCGGAGAGCAGACGGAAGAGGGTGAGACGACGACGGCGGGTGGCGGGGAGTTCACTATCGCCACCGACGCGTGGGAGAACGGCGGCACCATCCCCACGCAGTACACCTGCGAGGGCGAGAACGTCTCGCCGCCGTTCACCGTCTCGAACCCGCCGGAGGGGACCGAAGCGTTCGCGCTGGTGATGGACGACCCCGACGCGCCGAACCCGCCGTTCGTCCACTGGTTGCTGTGGAACCTCCCGGCCGACGCGCGCGAGATACCCGAGAGCGTCCCGACCAGCGAGACGATAGACGCCCTCGGCGGCGCGGTGCAGGGTGCGAACGGCACCGGCGAACTCGGCTACATCGGCCCGTGCCCGCCGGAGGGCGACCCGCGCCACACCTACCTGTTCAGCCTCTACGCGCTCGAAGCGCCGCTGGACCTCGAACCGGGCGCGGAGTACCCCGCCGTGGTCGAGGCGGTGATGCGGAACGCTCTCGACCGGGCGCGCTACGTCGGCCAGTACGCCCGGAGCGGGGAGACGACGACCGAGTAA
- a CDS encoding plastocyanin/azurin family copper-binding protein produces MGEDGETTATGEARTDRENDSRHLRPTTCGESTASGGPTTRRGVLRALGGATALAAAPTVAERGAAQDDRTTIVLGARRDYWLGLQPRAIEGQRNPTLRLREGDRYRIVWVDLDGARHRFRLLDADGNVVNRTRPSDQRGATRATRFRGRPELAGYDCEFHPEQMNGSVELGEGFPTTRAAGETTEANQTAEANETTAGGGSGGVAEVAVGPEGDYFRFVPERVEIPVGGTVRWRFESAGHNVSARPEAARQVSLPEGAQPFSSYPEGESFRVVSEGETYEHAFSVPGEYTYVCVPHVGEGMIGTVVVTE; encoded by the coding sequence ATGGGGGAAGACGGGGAGACGACCGCGACCGGAGAGGCTCGAACCGACCGCGAGAACGACTCGCGACACCTGCGACCGACCACCTGCGGAGAATCGACCGCTAGCGGAGGCCCGACCACCCGCCGAGGCGTCCTGCGCGCGCTCGGCGGCGCGACTGCGCTCGCGGCCGCGCCGACGGTCGCGGAGCGCGGCGCGGCCCAAGACGACCGGACGACCATCGTCCTCGGCGCGCGCCGGGACTACTGGCTCGGACTCCAACCGAGAGCCATCGAGGGCCAGCGGAACCCGACGCTCCGGTTGCGCGAGGGCGACCGGTACCGAATCGTGTGGGTCGACCTCGACGGCGCGCGACACCGCTTCCGACTGCTCGACGCCGACGGGAACGTCGTGAACCGAACCCGGCCGTCCGACCAGCGGGGAGCGACCCGCGCGACCCGATTTCGCGGACGCCCGGAACTCGCAGGCTACGACTGCGAGTTCCACCCCGAGCAGATGAACGGGTCGGTCGAACTCGGCGAGGGGTTTCCGACGACGCGGGCGGCCGGTGAGACCACCGAAGCGAACCAGACCGCGGAGGCGAACGAGACGACCGCTGGCGGCGGGTCGGGCGGCGTGGCCGAAGTCGCGGTCGGACCCGAGGGCGACTACTTCCGGTTCGTCCCCGAACGCGTCGAGATTCCGGTCGGCGGGACCGTCCGCTGGCGGTTCGAGAGCGCCGGTCACAACGTCTCGGCCCGACCGGAAGCCGCGAGACAGGTGAGTCTGCCGGAGGGCGCGCAACCGTTCTCGTCGTACCCCGAGGGTGAGTCGTTTCGCGTCGTATCGGAGGGCGAAACCTACGAACACGCGTTCTCGGTGCCCGGCGAGTACACGTACGTCTGCGTCCCGCACGTCGGCGAGGGGATGATAGGCACGGTGGTCGTGACCGAATAG